The following are from one region of the Coffea eugenioides isolate CCC68of chromosome 2, Ceug_1.0, whole genome shotgun sequence genome:
- the LOC113760747 gene encoding LOW QUALITY PROTEIN: protein FLOWERING LOCUS D (The sequence of the model RefSeq protein was modified relative to this genomic sequence to represent the inferred CDS: inserted 1 base in 1 codon), translating to MDFSNQNSPQQYNPYININDNNPLQFTIRLPTSNPNPNFASTSTQIPNVHFSNSDSISNSDPNYSVPNHFFSLSIPRKRRRGRPRNTTPSVNQVYNLPTSSLLNHSNFDFSSNGHTSSATLGNQNLGTSDVSDEIIVINKEATAEALIALTAGFPADSLTDEEIDAGVVSVVGGIEQVNYILVRNHIITKWREDVSRWVSKEMFLDIIPDHCKRLLDTSYDYLLSHGYINFGVAPAVKERIPAEHSKPSVIVIGAGLAGLAAARQLLSFGFKVTVLEGRKRAGGXVYTKKMEGGNRTAAADLGGSVLTGTLGNPLGILARQLSYTLHKIRDKCPLYRVDGKPVDADLDQKVEMAFNRLLDKAGKLRQLMGEVSQDVSLGAALETFRQVYGDAVTEEELSLFNWHLANLEYANAGLLSMLSLAFWDQDDPYDMGGDHCFLPGGTGKLVQALVENVPILYEKTVNTIRYGSEGVQVVAGGHVYEGDMALCTVPLGVLKNSSIKFIPELPQRKLDSIKRFGFGLLNKVAMLFPHVFWGTDLDTFGHLSDDSSNRGEFFLFYSYATVAGGALLIALVAGEAAHKFETMPPTDAVTKVLQILKGIYEPQGVEVPEPIQTVCTRWGADPFSLGSYSNVAVGASGDDYDILAESVGDGRLFFAGEATNRRYPATMHGALLSGFREAANISHSVSVRALRSKVEKNPPKDAHSCASLLADLFREPDLEFGSFSVIFGRNKSDFKSTAILRVTFSPPGKRSHEGLRPDQPHTNKLLFQQLQSHFNQQQELHVYTLLSRRQALELREVRGGDEMRLHHLCEKFGVKLVGRKGLGPYADSIIASIKAERGNRKPVSSSLTPKPGTSKLKAASLKQRMVRKAKILSKNNGAGLLNTFGRAKADDSSNSSNDPANLDVGSKSVATGNGSITENLGNSASVSSNCVSSASVPSTLVEVKVEDSSSFTYPFVEGSASVTFPPDANMVSRSVGYMESDLPPISNIGGTILNSDGAFIHASNSDVGSIFVESITGSSTLSLDAGENLVTDFSSSTLENIYENNIFGFAPPPSTNSGSW from the exons ATGGATTTCTCAAATCAAAACTCTCCTCAACAATACAACCCTTATATTAACATTAACGACAACAATCCCCTTCAATTCACCATTCGTTTACCCACttcaaaccctaaccctaattTTGCTTCTACTTCCACACAAATCCCTAATGTCCATTTTTCCAACAGCGATTCTATCTCAAATTCTGACCCTAACTATTCAGTTCCCAATCActtcttttccctttctatCCCTCGCAAGCGTCGCCGAGGCCGACCACGCAACACGACGCCGTCTGTCAACCAGGTATATAACTTACCAACGTCCTCATTGTTGAATCATtccaattttgattttagcAGCAATGGTCATACTAGTTCAGCAACACTGGGAAACCAAAACCTTGGTACTTCTGATGTATCCGATGAGATCATTGTGATTAATAAAGAGGCTACGGCAGAGGCATTGATTGCGTTGACAGCTGGTTTCCCGGCTGATTCCTTGACTGATGAGGAAATTGATGCTGGGGTTGTTTCTGTAGTGGGTGGCATTGAGCAGGTCAATTATATTTTAGTTAGGAATCATATTATCACGAAATGGCGGGAAGATGTATCGAGATGGGTGTCGAAAGAAATGTTTTTGGACATTATACCGGATCACTGTAAAAGGCTATTGGATACGTCTTATGATTACCTGCTTTCGCATGGTTACATTAATTTTGGGGTTGCACCGGCTGTTAAGGAGAGGATTCCTGCTGAGCATAGTAAGCCGAGTGTAATTGTGATAGGGGCAGGTCTAGCAGGGTTGGCTGCAGCTAGGCAATTGTTGTCATTTGGTTTTAAGGTTACTGTTTTGGAGGGGAGGAAACGTGCAGGTG GGGTATACACGAAGAAGATGGAGGGCGGGAATAGGACTGCCGCTGCAGATTTAGGGGGCAGTGTGCTGACAGGCACACTTGGGAACCCACTTGGGATCTTGGCGCGCCAGCTGTCATACACGCTTCATAAGATCAGAGACAAGTGTCCGCTTTATAGAGTGGATGGAAAACCGGTGGATGCAGATTTAGATCAAAAGGTGGAGATGGCCTTTAATCGGCTCTTGGATAAGGCTGGCAAGCTTAGGCAATTAATGGGGGAAGTTTCTCAGGATGTTTCTCTTGGTGCGGCTTTGGAGACCTTTCGGCAGGTTTATGGGGATGCAGTTACTGAAGAAGAGCTTAGCTTGTTTAATTGGCATCTTGCAAATCTTGAATACGCAAATGCAGGTTTGCTTTCTATGCTTTCTCTTGCATTCTGGGACCAAGATGACCCTTATGACATGGGAGGTGACCATTGCTTCTTGCCGGGAGGAACTGGAAAACTGGTTCAGGCATTGGTTGAGAATGTTCCGATACTTTATGAAAAAACTGTGAATACCATACGTTATGGTAGTGAGGGAGTTCAGGTTGTTGCTGGTGGCCATGTTTATGAGGGCGATATGGCTCTATGCACTGTCCCCCTTGGAGTTTTGAAGAATAGTTCTATCAAGTTTATACCTGAGTTGCCTCAAAGGAAGCTGGATAGCATAAAGCGGTTCGGTTTTGGATTGTTGAATAAAGTTGCAATGCTTTTTCCTCATGTGTTCTGGGGAACTGATCTCGATACCTTCGGACATCTCTCTGATGACTCTAGCAATAGgggtgaattttttttattctataGCTATGCAACTGTAGCTGGTGGTGCCCTCTTGATTGCTTTAGTGGCAGGAGAAGCTGCACACAAGTTTGAGACTATGCCTCCAACTGATGCTGTGACAAAGGTTCTTCAAATTCTTAAAg GCATATATGAGCCCCAAGGAGTTGAGGTTCCAGAACCAATCCAAACCGTCTGTACCAGATGGGGCGCTGATCCCTTCAGCTTAGGTTCCTATTCCAATGTTGCCGTAGGCGCATCAGGTGATGACTATGATATTCTGGCAGAAAGTGTAGGAGATGGTAGACTTTTCTTTGCAGGTGAGGCCACTAATAGACGCTATCCAGCAACTATGCATGGAGCACTTCTTAGTGGATTTAGAGAGGCTGCAAATATTTCTCATTCTGTGAGTGTTAGAGCCTTGAGGTCAAAAGTTGAGAAAAACCCACCAAAGGATGCACATTCTTGTGCTTCTCTCCTTGCAGATCTATTCAGGGAGCCAGATTTGGAATTTGGAAGCTTTTCGGTAATTTTTGGCAGAAATAAATCTGATTTTAAATCAACAGCAATCTTAAGGGTGACATTCAGCCCACCAGGAAAGAGAAGTCATGAAGGGCTTAGACCAGATCAACCACACACTAATAAGTTACTCTTTCAGCAGCTTCAGTCCCATTTCAATCAGCAACAGGAGCTTCATGTTTACACATTATTGAGCAGGCGACAAGCACTAGAACTCAGAGAAGTAAGAGGAGGTGACGAAATGAGGTTGCATCATCTTTGTGAGAAGTTTGGTGTTAAATTGGTTGGAAGGAAAGGTCTGGGACCATATGCAGATTCTATTATTGCTTCAATTAAGGCTGAGAGGGGCAATCGTAAGCCTGTATCGAGCTCATTGACCCCGAAACCAG GTACGTCAAAGTTGAAAGCAGCCTCTTTGAAACAGAGGATGGTTAG GAAAGCTAAAATACTGAGTAAGAACAATGGGGCTGGCCTGCTGAATACATTTGGTAGAGCTAAAGCAGATGACAGCAGCAACAGCTCTAACGATCCAGCAAATCTTGATGTGGGCTCTAAATCAGTGGCCACTGGTAATGGCTCTATTACTGAAAATCTGGGCAACAGTGCTAGTGTTTCGAGCAATTGTGTTAGCTCTGCATCTGTCCCAAGCACACTAGTTGAAGTTAAAGTTGAAGACAGTTCTAGTTTTACCTATCCTTTTGTGGAAGGTAGTGCTAGTGTTACATTCCCTCCAGATGCCAATATGGTCTCTAGATCAGTGGGCTACATGGAATCTGACCTACCCCCAATATCAAACATTGGAGGTACAATATTAAACAGTGATGGTGCGTTTATCCATGCTTCTAATTCAGATGTTGGATCTATATTTGTGGAAAGTATCACTGGCTCCTCTACGCTCAGTTTGGATGCTGGGGAAAATTTAGTAACCGATTTCAGCAGCTCTACTCTCGAAAACATATATGAAAATAACATATTTGGATTTGCTCCACCGCCGAGCACAAACTCTGGTAGTTGGTGA